The Bacillus vallismortis genome window below encodes:
- the opuAB gene encoding glycine/proline betaine ABC transporter permease subunit OpuAB: MDRLPRIPLADIIDRFVDWITMTFGGFFDGISNGLAAFVNGIVSGLGFIPSILLTIIFAALAWWISTRGIALFTLIGFLLIDYLGYWDPMLQTLALVLTSVIISIVVGVPIGVWASQKETVRRIVTPILDLMQTMPAFVYLLPAIFFFNIGVVPGVVASVIFAMPPTIRMTVLGIKQVPADLIEATEAFGSTTAQRLFKVQLPLATKTILAGINQSIMLALSMVVIAAMVGAPGLGSEVYSAVTQLKTGVGVEAGIAIVIVAITLDRITQNIKVKKKSRGNA, translated from the coding sequence ATGGATAGACTGCCTAGAATACCTTTAGCAGATATCATTGACCGTTTTGTTGACTGGATTACGATGACGTTTGGCGGATTCTTCGACGGAATCTCAAACGGACTTGCCGCTTTTGTAAATGGAATTGTCAGCGGACTTGGATTTATACCATCTATTTTGTTAACGATTATTTTCGCCGCACTTGCGTGGTGGATCAGCACAAGGGGAATTGCGTTATTTACGTTGATTGGTTTCCTCTTGATCGATTATTTAGGATATTGGGACCCAATGCTTCAAACATTGGCGCTTGTTCTGACATCGGTCATTATTTCGATTGTGGTCGGGGTACCGATCGGAGTTTGGGCGTCCCAGAAAGAAACGGTTCGCCGTATTGTAACACCTATTCTTGATTTAATGCAGACAATGCCTGCTTTCGTATATCTATTGCCGGCGATTTTCTTCTTCAACATCGGTGTTGTGCCGGGGGTTGTAGCATCTGTTATCTTCGCGATGCCGCCGACAATCCGCATGACTGTTCTCGGTATTAAGCAAGTGCCGGCAGATCTGATTGAAGCAACTGAGGCGTTCGGTTCTACGACAGCTCAGCGTTTGTTTAAAGTTCAGCTTCCGCTTGCGACAAAAACCATTCTGGCCGGAATCAACCAAAGCATCATGCTTGCGTTATCAATGGTTGTTATCGCCGCAATGGTCGGTGCACCGGGACTTGGTTCTGAAGTATACAGTGCCGTTACACAGCTGAAAACCGGGGTCGGCGTAGAGGCCGGTATCGCCATCGTTATCGTTGCCATTACGCTGGACCGCATTACTCAAAACATTAAAGTGAAGAAGAAAAGCAGGGGGAATGCCTGA
- the opuAC gene encoding glycine/proline betaine ABC transporter substrate-binding protein OpuAC, which translates to MLKKIIGIGVSAMLALSLAACGSESDENATAAQQVNKTIIGIDPGSGIMALTDKAMKEYELNDWTLISASSAAMTATLKKSYDRKKPIIITGWTPHWMFSRYKLKYLDDPKQSYGSAEEIHTITRKGFSKEQPNAAKLLSQFKWTQDDMGEVMIKVEEGEKPAKAAAEYVKNHKDQIGEWTKGVQKVKGDKINLAYVAWDSEIASTNVIGKVFEDLGYDVTFTQVEAGPMWTAIATGSADASLSAWLPNTHKAYAAKYKGKYDDVGTSMTGVKMGLVVPQYMKNVNSIEDLKK; encoded by the coding sequence ATGCTTAAAAAAATCATCGGTATCGGCGTTTCCGCTATGCTGGCGCTCTCACTTGCGGCTTGCGGTTCAGAAAGCGATGAAAATGCAACCGCGGCTCAACAGGTGAATAAGACCATCATCGGGATTGATCCCGGTTCAGGGATTATGGCCCTGACCGACAAAGCGATGAAGGAGTATGAGCTGAACGACTGGACATTGATTTCGGCGTCAAGCGCCGCGATGACCGCAACACTTAAAAAGTCATACGACCGTAAGAAACCGATTATCATTACAGGGTGGACACCGCACTGGATGTTCTCCAGATATAAGCTGAAATATCTCGATGATCCGAAACAATCATATGGCAGCGCAGAGGAAATCCATACGATCACACGCAAAGGCTTCAGCAAAGAACAGCCGAATGCCGCTAAGCTTCTGAGCCAGTTTAAATGGACGCAAGACGACATGGGTGAAGTCATGATCAAGGTGGAAGAAGGCGAGAAACCTGCCAAAGCCGCTGCTGAGTATGTGAAGAACCACAAAGATCAAATTGGGGAGTGGACAAAAGGCGTTCAGAAGGTGAAGGGAGACAAAATCAACCTTGCCTATGTGGCGTGGGACAGTGAGATTGCCAGTACAAACGTGATTGGCAAAGTCTTTGAAGACTTGGGCTATGACGTAACGTTTACTCAGGTAGAGGCTGGCCCGATGTGGACCGCGATTGCCACGGGAAGCGCGGATGCATCCCTTTCCGCATGGCTGCCGAATACCCATAAAGCATACGCTGCCAAATATAAGGGCAAATATGACGATGTTGGCACCAGTATGACTGGCGTGAAGATGGGACTTGTTGTGCCTCAATATATGAAAAACGTTAACTCAATTGAAGATTTGAAGAAGTAA
- the opuAA gene encoding glycine/proline betaine ABC transporter ATP-binding protein OpuAA, giving the protein MSVDEKSIKIKVEKVSKIFGKQTKKAAQMLANGKTKKEILKATGSTVGVNQADFDVYDGEIFVIMGLSGSGKSTLVRLLNRLIEPTAGNIYIDGDMITNMSKDQLREVRRKKISMVFQKFALFPHRTILENTEYGLELQGIDKQERQQKALESLKLVGLEGFEQQYPDQLSGGMQQRVGLARALTNDPDILLMDEAFSALDPLIRKDMQDELLDLHENVGKTIIFITHDLDEALRIGDRIVLMKDGNIVQIGTPEEILMNPSNEYVEKFVEDVDLSKVLTAGHIMKRAETVRIDKGPRVALTLMKNLGISSIYAVDKQKKLLGVIYASDAKKAAESDLSLQDILNTEFTTVPEDTYLTEIFDAVSDANIPIAVVDEKQRMKGIVVKGALIGALAGNNEYINAESTDEQTQDPSVQEVK; this is encoded by the coding sequence ATGAGTGTAGATGAGAAATCAATTAAGATAAAAGTCGAGAAAGTATCTAAAATTTTTGGGAAACAAACAAAGAAAGCAGCTCAAATGCTTGCCAACGGAAAGACAAAAAAAGAGATCCTGAAAGCGACTGGATCAACCGTTGGGGTAAATCAAGCAGATTTTGATGTGTATGATGGTGAGATATTTGTCATCATGGGTCTATCAGGGAGCGGTAAATCAACATTAGTACGGCTGCTAAACCGTTTGATTGAACCGACTGCCGGAAACATTTACATTGATGGTGACATGATAACAAATATGTCTAAAGACCAGCTCCGGGAAGTCCGCCGGAAAAAAATCAGTATGGTCTTCCAAAAGTTCGCTCTGTTCCCGCACAGAACGATACTTGAAAACACGGAATACGGGCTGGAGCTTCAAGGTATAGACAAACAAGAACGTCAGCAAAAAGCGCTTGAGTCCCTTAAGCTTGTCGGACTTGAAGGATTTGAACAGCAATATCCTGACCAGCTTTCCGGCGGAATGCAGCAGCGTGTCGGCCTTGCCCGCGCGTTGACGAATGATCCGGACATCCTTCTGATGGACGAAGCGTTTAGTGCGCTCGATCCATTGATTCGTAAAGATATGCAGGATGAGCTTCTTGATCTTCACGAAAATGTCGGGAAAACAATTATCTTTATTACGCACGACTTGGACGAAGCGTTGCGGATCGGTGACAGAATTGTTCTAATGAAGGACGGTAACATTGTTCAAATCGGCACGCCTGAAGAAATCCTGATGAATCCATCTAACGAATATGTTGAGAAATTCGTCGAGGATGTTGATTTATCTAAAGTCCTCACAGCAGGCCATATTATGAAACGCGCTGAAACGGTGCGGATTGATAAAGGGCCTCGCGTAGCTTTGACACTGATGAAAAACCTTGGAATTTCTTCGATTTACGCAGTGGATAAACAAAAGAAATTGTTAGGTGTTATCTATGCGTCTGATGCGAAAAAAGCGGCTGAGTCTGATTTGTCACTTCAAGATATCTTGAATACAGAATTTACGACTGTACCAGAAGATACGTATCTGACAGAGATTTTTGATGCTGTTTCTGACGCAAATATTCCAATTGCGGTTGTAGATGAGAAGCAAAGAATGAAAGGGATTGTCGTAAAAGGCGCACTGATTGGCGCGCTTGCCGGCAATAACGAGTATATCAATGCTGAAAGCACTGACGAACAAACACAAGATCCTTCTGTACAGGAGGTGAAGTAA
- a CDS encoding DUF421 domain-containing protein: MDFNFIWKSIVVVAGGVLILRLAGRKSVSQLTVAQTVMMIAVGSLIIQPVGNRNIWITMVITFLMVLTLLFIEYIVLKSDTLETFIYGKSLTVVENGEVNEKNLKKLRLTVDMLEVRLRQQNIQHLADLQWATIESNGQLGYMLKSEKQSATKEDIQMLKSLIESHHSKPSNEFEKPANNIFTEVKARNHKEKPKDHLD, translated from the coding sequence TTGGATTTCAACTTCATATGGAAATCTATAGTGGTCGTCGCAGGAGGAGTTCTTATTTTGCGGTTAGCTGGGAGAAAATCCGTTTCTCAGCTTACGGTAGCTCAGACTGTCATGATGATAGCTGTTGGATCATTAATTATTCAACCTGTTGGCAACAGGAACATTTGGATTACAATGGTGATTACGTTTTTAATGGTACTCACACTTCTTTTCATTGAATATATCGTTTTGAAATCGGATACCCTTGAGACGTTTATTTATGGAAAATCACTTACAGTAGTCGAAAACGGCGAAGTGAATGAAAAAAATTTAAAAAAACTGCGCTTAACAGTTGATATGCTTGAAGTAAGGTTAAGACAACAAAATATTCAGCACTTGGCTGATTTACAATGGGCTACAATAGAATCGAACGGCCAGTTAGGTTATATGTTAAAATCCGAAAAACAATCCGCGACGAAAGAGGATATTCAAATGCTAAAATCACTGATTGAATCACATCACTCTAAGCCCTCCAATGAATTTGAAAAACCTGCAAATAATATATTTACGGAAGTGAAAGCTAGAAATCATAAAGAAAAACCTAAAGACCATTTGGATTAG
- the niaP gene encoding niacin permease NiaP has product MGKQQPISQRKLLGVAGLGWLFDAMDVGILSFIIAALHVEWNLAPEEMKWIGSVNSIGMAVGAFLFGLLADRIGRKKVFIITLLCFSIGSGISAFVTSLSAFLILRFVIGMGLGGELPVASTLVSEAVAPEKRGRVIVLLESFWAVGWLVAALISYFVIPSFGWQAALLLTSLTAFYALYLRTSLPDSPKYESLSAKKTSVWENVKSVWARQYLRSTVMLSIVWFCVVFSYYGMFLWLPSVMLLKGFSMIESFEYVLLMTLAQLPGYFSAAWLIEKAGRKWILVFYLIGTAGSAYFFGTADSLGLLLTAGMLLSFFNLGAWGVLYAYTPEQYPTAIRATGSGTTAAFGRIGGIFGPLLVGTLAARHISFSVIFSIFCIAILLAVACILIMGKETKQTELE; this is encoded by the coding sequence ATGGGAAAACAACAGCCTATATCCCAGCGTAAGCTGCTGGGTGTCGCCGGTTTAGGGTGGCTGTTTGATGCAATGGATGTCGGAATATTATCGTTTATTATCGCCGCGCTCCACGTGGAGTGGAATCTTGCGCCTGAAGAAATGAAATGGATCGGAAGCGTGAATTCCATCGGCATGGCTGTGGGTGCGTTTTTATTTGGGCTGCTGGCTGATCGAATCGGCCGAAAAAAGGTGTTTATCATTACCCTTTTGTGCTTTTCCATCGGAAGCGGCATATCAGCTTTTGTGACAAGCTTATCTGCATTCCTTATTCTGCGTTTTGTTATTGGGATGGGGCTTGGCGGCGAGCTGCCAGTCGCTTCAACTCTTGTTTCTGAAGCGGTTGCGCCTGAAAAGCGGGGCAGAGTGATTGTGCTACTGGAAAGCTTTTGGGCAGTAGGCTGGCTCGTAGCAGCACTGATTTCTTACTTTGTGATACCGAGCTTCGGCTGGCAGGCCGCCCTGCTGTTGACGTCGCTGACTGCTTTTTATGCTCTGTACTTGCGGACGAGTCTGCCTGATTCGCCGAAATATGAGTCGCTTTCTGCTAAAAAGACATCGGTATGGGAGAATGTAAAAAGCGTTTGGGCAAGACAGTACTTACGGTCGACTGTGATGCTGTCGATCGTTTGGTTTTGCGTGGTGTTTTCTTATTACGGCATGTTCCTATGGCTGCCTAGTGTCATGCTGCTCAAAGGCTTCAGCATGATTGAAAGCTTTGAATACGTCCTGCTGATGACGCTTGCTCAGCTTCCGGGCTATTTTTCTGCTGCGTGGCTGATCGAAAAAGCGGGACGGAAGTGGATACTCGTCTTTTACCTGATTGGTACAGCAGGAAGCGCCTATTTCTTCGGAACTGCGGATTCATTAGGCCTTCTGCTTACAGCTGGAATGCTGTTATCGTTTTTCAATCTTGGTGCGTGGGGCGTGCTGTATGCCTATACACCGGAGCAATACCCGACAGCGATTCGCGCCACAGGTTCAGGGACGACAGCGGCGTTTGGAAGAATCGGCGGTATCTTCGGGCCGCTGCTCGTTGGAACGCTCGCCGCTCGCCATATTTCGTTTTCAGTGATTTTTTCAATCTTTTGCATTGCGATCTTACTCGCGGTTGCTTGTATTTTGATTATGGGAAAAGAAACGAAACAAACTGAGCTTGAATAG